In a single window of the Myxococcus fulvus genome:
- a CDS encoding universal stress protein: MSIVCATNFSDAARRACDVAAELARKANVPLFLVHVLNPNSARAFGPSLLQAAEAALGDEAKRLSQKGARVEQELRTGEPSAEVADVARQRLATLVVAASPSKEAPFLGVGGTVDRLAQSLEVPLLAVQDASAMEAWAQGQRPLKVVLGVDRSLPYEAAREWVRALGAWGPLDVVGARVVWPDEEYRRLGLPRPMELAEVTPELRAVLDKETQTLVTPLGTQGVKVRTVLEPSLGRIADHLVELAAREHADLLVVGTHHRRALGRMWSVSHNALRLARVSVACIPSQAMGPGVDVPLPSFREVMVATDFSETGNHAVAHAFGLVPPGGKVYLVSVAELGSQVDTERGKLMALVPREAEATGRRAQAEVIMDAQDVVTALVQTAERLGVDAVVMGTHGRTGLKRALLGSTTQAVLSRTSRPVLLVRPPTV, translated from the coding sequence ATGTCCATCGTCTGCGCCACCAACTTCTCCGATGCCGCGCGCCGCGCGTGTGATGTCGCCGCCGAGCTGGCCCGGAAGGCGAACGTGCCGCTGTTCCTGGTGCACGTGCTCAACCCCAACTCCGCGCGGGCCTTCGGTCCCTCGCTGCTCCAGGCGGCCGAGGCCGCGCTGGGCGACGAGGCGAAGCGGCTGTCCCAGAAGGGCGCGCGCGTGGAGCAGGAGCTGCGCACCGGCGAGCCCTCCGCCGAGGTCGCCGACGTGGCCCGCCAGCGCCTGGCCACGCTCGTGGTGGCGGCCTCGCCCAGCAAGGAGGCGCCGTTCCTGGGCGTCGGCGGGACGGTGGACCGGCTGGCGCAGTCGCTGGAGGTGCCGCTGCTCGCCGTGCAGGACGCGAGCGCCATGGAGGCGTGGGCGCAGGGCCAGCGGCCGCTCAAGGTGGTGCTGGGCGTGGACCGCTCGCTGCCGTACGAGGCCGCGCGCGAGTGGGTGCGCGCCCTGGGCGCGTGGGGCCCGCTGGACGTGGTGGGCGCGCGCGTGGTGTGGCCGGACGAGGAGTACCGGCGGCTGGGCCTGCCTCGGCCCATGGAGCTGGCCGAGGTGACGCCGGAGCTGCGCGCGGTGCTGGACAAGGAGACGCAAACCTTGGTGACGCCGCTGGGCACCCAGGGCGTGAAGGTGCGCACGGTGCTGGAGCCGTCCCTGGGGCGCATCGCGGACCACCTGGTGGAGCTGGCCGCGCGCGAGCACGCGGACCTGCTGGTGGTGGGCACGCACCACCGCCGGGCGCTGGGGCGCATGTGGAGCGTGTCCCACAACGCGCTCAGGCTGGCGCGGGTGTCGGTGGCCTGCATCCCGTCGCAGGCGATGGGGCCGGGCGTGGACGTGCCCCTGCCGTCGTTCCGCGAGGTCATGGTGGCCACGGACTTCTCCGAGACGGGCAACCACGCGGTGGCGCACGCCTTCGGCCTGGTGCCTCCCGGGGGCAAGGTCTACCTGGTGTCCGTGGCGGAGCTGGGCTCGCAGGTGGACACGGAGCGCGGCAAATTGATGGCGCTGGTGCCGCGCGAGGCGGAGGCCACCGGACGCCGCGCGCAGGCGGAGGTCATCATGGACGCCCAGGACGTCGTCACCGCGCTGGTGCAGACGGCGGAGCGGCTGGGCGTGGACGCGGTGGTGATGGGGACCCACGGGCGCACGGGGCTCAAGCGCGCGCTGCTCGGCTCGACGACGCAGGCGGTGCTGTCGCGAACCTCGCGGCCCGTGCTGCTGGTGCGGCCTCCCACCGTGTGA
- a CDS encoding superoxide dismutase, protein MAVTLPPLPYAHDALAPHMSKETLEYHHDKHHAAYVNNLNKLLDGKAEANKSLEEIILSSDGGVFNNAAQVWNHTFFWNCMKPKGGGLPTGELLAAIERDFGSFDKFKEEFSTAATTQFGSGWAWLVLDKNKLAVTKTSNADLPMKHGQKALLTIDVWEHAYYIDHRNARPKFIETFLTHLVNWDFVADNLLKKG, encoded by the coding sequence ATGGCCGTCACGCTGCCCCCTCTTCCCTACGCCCATGACGCCCTCGCTCCGCACATGAGCAAGGAGACGCTGGAGTACCACCACGACAAGCACCACGCGGCGTACGTGAACAACCTCAACAAGCTGCTGGACGGCAAGGCCGAGGCCAACAAGTCCCTGGAGGAGATCATCCTCAGCAGCGACGGCGGCGTGTTCAACAACGCGGCCCAGGTCTGGAACCACACCTTCTTCTGGAACTGCATGAAGCCCAAGGGTGGCGGGCTGCCCACGGGTGAGCTGCTGGCGGCCATCGAGCGCGACTTCGGCTCCTTCGACAAGTTCAAGGAGGAGTTCTCCACCGCGGCCACCACGCAGTTCGGCTCCGGCTGGGCGTGGCTGGTGCTGGACAAGAACAAGCTGGCCGTCACCAAGACGAGCAACGCGGACCTGCCGATGAAGCACGGCCAGAAGGCGCTGCTGACCATCGATGTGTGGGAGCACGCGTACTACATCGACCACCGCAACGCGCGGCCCAAGTTCATCGAGACCTTCCTCACGCACCTGGTCAACTGGGACTTCGTGGCGGACAACCTCCTCAAGAAGGGCTGA
- a CDS encoding ankyrin repeat domain-containing protein, which produces MTKALVLVALCLVMGAAGGVFVLKQRGLLGEGGPTARAPIVWCEGLPVERCGQHPRDCRVLAYCDGVKFCAATTAQPESCGAEGERPQDLEGGTAGATSLVELAEDPVMEAVLRSDGFRLSELIASGRGINLPGRSKATRNLSPLMAAADKADVAITRMLLSSGADPSLRVPRHAETWPPHGWTARCFARFQELSAVEAGLVVTSTAEERCLREADLLSAFRSRDSTRALSLSRELRGDVQVRVLERAVELSFKHRSPLLMRAAVGAGWVPPKGDEASFESWPAYRALLQRDLQTLEVLVEAGARWPPLAELARLGHADLVRRSLEAGADPNAQLPRLPTPLVSGVQSGNSSVVDVLLEKGADPNLPSRGDVMPLGAAVNRPGGAPADEEIVGLLLEANANPNTAGKVGALLYAATGACRPSMIPLVLRHGARWDKATQGAFLYLSALDARKCPDASKLELLQALLAAGVTLSAEDAERHDARWRDAILHPPFAEVLRQAGLVLAPTPPKPVHEKHLLLFDSADRAKDRRGEPKWNNAASSEAP; this is translated from the coding sequence GTGACGAAAGCCCTGGTGCTCGTGGCGCTCTGTCTGGTGATGGGCGCCGCGGGCGGGGTGTTCGTCCTGAAGCAACGCGGGTTGCTCGGCGAGGGCGGCCCCACCGCGCGGGCCCCCATCGTGTGGTGCGAGGGTTTGCCGGTGGAGCGCTGCGGGCAGCATCCGCGCGACTGCCGCGTCTTGGCCTACTGCGATGGCGTGAAGTTCTGCGCGGCGACGACGGCCCAGCCTGAGTCCTGTGGCGCGGAGGGCGAGCGGCCCCAGGACCTCGAGGGAGGGACTGCCGGAGCCACCTCGCTCGTGGAGCTGGCGGAGGACCCGGTGATGGAGGCAGTGCTCCGCTCGGACGGGTTCCGCCTGAGTGAGCTCATCGCCTCCGGGCGTGGCATCAACCTGCCGGGCAGGTCCAAGGCCACGCGGAACCTCTCGCCGCTGATGGCGGCGGCCGACAAGGCGGATGTGGCCATCACCCGGATGTTGCTCTCGTCGGGGGCGGACCCCTCGCTGCGGGTGCCCCGGCACGCGGAGACCTGGCCTCCCCATGGCTGGACCGCGCGCTGCTTCGCTCGTTTCCAGGAGCTGTCCGCGGTGGAGGCGGGGCTCGTGGTCACGAGCACGGCGGAGGAGCGATGTCTGCGGGAAGCGGACCTCCTGTCGGCGTTCCGGAGCCGGGACTCCACGCGCGCCCTCTCGCTGAGCCGCGAGCTGCGCGGAGACGTGCAGGTCCGGGTGCTCGAGCGGGCCGTGGAGCTCTCCTTCAAGCACCGCAGCCCTTTGTTGATGCGCGCGGCGGTGGGCGCGGGCTGGGTTCCGCCGAAGGGCGACGAAGCCAGCTTCGAGAGCTGGCCCGCCTACCGGGCGTTGCTCCAACGCGATTTGCAGACCCTGGAGGTCCTCGTGGAGGCGGGGGCGCGGTGGCCGCCGCTCGCGGAGCTGGCCCGGCTGGGACATGCGGACCTGGTGCGGCGCTCCCTCGAGGCGGGAGCGGACCCGAATGCCCAGCTGCCCCGGCTGCCCACGCCGCTCGTGTCGGGCGTGCAGTCGGGGAACAGCTCGGTCGTCGACGTGCTGCTCGAGAAGGGCGCCGACCCGAACCTGCCGAGCCGGGGGGACGTGATGCCCCTGGGCGCCGCGGTGAACCGCCCGGGGGGTGCTCCCGCGGATGAGGAGATCGTGGGGCTGTTGCTGGAGGCGAACGCGAATCCCAACACGGCGGGGAAGGTGGGCGCCCTGTTGTACGCGGCGACGGGAGCCTGTCGTCCGAGCATGATTCCCCTGGTGCTGCGCCATGGGGCTCGCTGGGACAAGGCCACCCAGGGCGCGTTCCTGTATCTGTCGGCCCTGGACGCCCGCAAGTGCCCGGACGCCTCGAAGCTGGAGTTGCTCCAGGCCCTGCTCGCGGCGGGGGTCACCCTGAGCGCCGAGGACGCGGAGCGCCACGATGCGCGGTGGCGCGACGCCATCCTCCATCCGCCCTTCGCGGAGGTCCTGCGTCAGGCGGGGCTCGTGTTGGCGCCCACTCCCCCCAAGCCGGTGCATGAGAAGCACCTGCTCCTGTTCGACTCCGCGGACAGGGCCAAGGACCGGCGCGGCGAGCCCAAGTGGAACAACGCCGCGTCGTCCGAGGCGCCGTGA
- a CDS encoding SMP-30/gluconolactonase/LRE family protein, with amino-acid sequence MKKLLMVAGVLCVLLAGFALKTMRDAGQFRSIAPHAPGKCKPVSGMPGAEDLTFHPSGEYAYVSSHDRRAAMAAGAPVRGDIYRYSLSGDTPPVLLTGSFQGTFQPHGISLYVGPTGAQTLFVVNHLPGHRNTIERFEVGSDGLLVHRATREGPELVSPNDVVAVDAERFYVTNDHGNPPGFWQTLEDYLQLGQGNVLYFDGQHFKKVIEGTTYANGINRSHDGATVYLAQAVGRTLDSYSRDVATGALTLRHSLALDTGPDNIELDAEGNLWVAAHPKLLDFAAYAGDTTGKARAPAQVLRLSGTDADMKVTEVFLDDGQQTSGTATAAVFGKRMLLGPVFEKDFLDCELP; translated from the coding sequence ATGAAGAAACTCCTGATGGTCGCGGGTGTGCTGTGCGTGCTGCTCGCGGGTTTCGCGCTCAAGACAATGAGAGACGCGGGTCAGTTCCGCTCAATCGCCCCCCACGCCCCCGGCAAGTGCAAGCCGGTGTCAGGCATGCCCGGCGCGGAGGACCTCACCTTCCATCCGAGCGGCGAGTACGCCTACGTGTCCTCGCATGACCGACGCGCGGCGATGGCGGCCGGCGCTCCCGTCCGGGGCGACATCTACCGCTACTCGCTCAGCGGCGACACGCCGCCCGTGCTGCTGACCGGGAGCTTCCAGGGCACCTTCCAGCCCCACGGCATCAGCCTGTACGTGGGCCCCACCGGCGCGCAGACGCTCTTCGTCGTGAACCACCTCCCGGGGCACCGCAACACCATCGAGCGCTTCGAGGTGGGAAGCGACGGCCTGCTCGTCCACCGCGCCACCCGCGAGGGCCCCGAGCTCGTCTCGCCCAACGACGTGGTCGCCGTGGACGCCGAGCGCTTCTACGTGACGAACGACCACGGCAACCCGCCGGGCTTCTGGCAGACCCTGGAGGACTACCTCCAGCTGGGCCAGGGCAACGTCCTCTACTTCGACGGCCAGCACTTCAAGAAGGTCATCGAGGGCACGACATACGCCAATGGCATCAATCGCTCCCACGACGGGGCCACGGTGTACCTGGCGCAGGCCGTGGGCCGCACGCTCGACAGCTACTCGCGCGACGTGGCGACGGGCGCGTTGACGCTGCGCCACTCGCTCGCGCTGGACACCGGCCCGGACAACATCGAGCTCGATGCCGAGGGCAACCTCTGGGTCGCCGCCCATCCGAAGCTGCTCGACTTCGCCGCCTATGCGGGCGACACCACCGGCAAGGCCCGCGCGCCCGCACAGGTGCTGCGCCTGTCCGGCACCGACGCGGACATGAAGGTCACCGAGGTCTTCCTCGACGACGGCCAGCAGACCTCCGGCACCGCCACCGCCGCCGTCTTCGGCAAGCGGATGCTGCTGGGCCCTGTCTTCGAGAAGGACTTCCTCGACTGCGAGCTGCCCTGA
- a CDS encoding LysR family transcriptional regulator, which yields MDLEELRAFVGVAETGSYLEAAEVLAVSRTTLRRRVEALEARAGVPLLTSTRTGIVLTEAGALLARRGRLMMQETSALVASLREVGHTPSGTLRVVLPVGMPPHLLAPLFGLLRTTYPQLRVHARFSEHPLSESLEDVDLAAHFGDELPRGPWLSQVVLRVREGLWASEAYLRQRGVPASVEDLTTHELFCWQAPGDDASVWPTLTGALFPVTPALISTDIHFVRVCCLAGQGIGLIPSVELPDPEGGDALVAVLPEVVGRVRPLRLSVPEALSEIPKVRQVLTHIRQFLEPL from the coding sequence ATGGACCTGGAAGAGTTGCGAGCCTTCGTGGGCGTGGCGGAGACGGGCTCGTACCTGGAGGCGGCGGAGGTGCTGGCGGTGTCGCGCACCACGCTGCGCAGGCGCGTGGAGGCGCTGGAGGCGCGCGCGGGCGTGCCGCTGCTCACGAGCACCCGGACGGGCATCGTCCTGACGGAGGCGGGGGCGCTGCTGGCGCGCCGGGGCCGCTTGATGATGCAGGAGACGAGCGCGCTGGTGGCGTCGCTGCGCGAGGTGGGGCACACGCCCTCCGGCACGCTGCGGGTGGTGCTGCCGGTGGGGATGCCGCCGCACCTGCTCGCGCCGCTCTTCGGGCTCTTGAGGACCACCTATCCCCAGCTGCGCGTGCACGCGCGCTTCAGCGAGCACCCCCTGTCGGAGTCGCTGGAGGACGTGGACCTGGCGGCGCACTTCGGCGACGAGCTGCCCCGCGGGCCGTGGTTGTCGCAGGTGGTGCTGCGCGTGCGCGAGGGGCTGTGGGCCAGCGAGGCCTACCTTCGTCAGCGCGGCGTGCCCGCCTCCGTGGAAGACCTGACGACACACGAGCTGTTCTGCTGGCAGGCGCCCGGTGACGACGCGAGCGTGTGGCCCACGCTCACGGGCGCCCTGTTCCCGGTGACACCCGCGCTCATCTCCACCGACATCCACTTCGTGCGCGTGTGTTGTCTGGCGGGGCAGGGCATCGGCCTGATTCCCAGCGTGGAGCTGCCGGACCCGGAGGGTGGGGACGCGCTGGTGGCGGTGCTCCCGGAGGTGGTGGGCCGGGTGCGCCCCTTGCGGCTGAGCGTGCCGGAGGCCCTGAGCGAGATTCCCAAGGTGCGACAGGTGCTCACGCACATCCGCCAGTTCCTCGAGCCGCTGTGA
- a CDS encoding CHRD domain-containing protein, giving the protein MRPLLMSLVSSCVLVSSAHAKDPALGASTFTVYEAFLSPAQEPGEESEVPRLLEKSLGATAPSTPREARKSRGHGVLRFSKDLIRAYVEVEMTGVNPSDILMFHIHCGAPGVLGPVVVDFGELGNLSKTLANGRWSVELTNANVTFIKEMKGIKPGLPESCPAELGFLAQTRTLASLESLARKGVLYFNLHTKAHTYYGEMRGQLYAAQP; this is encoded by the coding sequence ATGCGTCCGTTGCTGATGTCGCTCGTCTCGAGTTGTGTCCTCGTGTCGTCGGCCCACGCCAAGGACCCCGCGCTCGGGGCGAGCACCTTCACCGTCTACGAGGCGTTCCTCAGCCCCGCGCAGGAGCCGGGCGAGGAGTCGGAGGTGCCCAGGTTGTTGGAGAAGAGCCTGGGGGCCACCGCGCCGTCCACGCCGCGCGAGGCGCGCAAGTCCCGCGGGCACGGCGTGCTGCGCTTCAGCAAGGATTTGATCCGGGCCTACGTGGAGGTGGAGATGACGGGCGTCAACCCCTCGGACATCCTCATGTTCCACATCCACTGCGGGGCGCCCGGGGTGCTCGGGCCGGTGGTGGTGGACTTCGGGGAGCTGGGCAACCTGTCGAAGACGCTCGCCAACGGGCGCTGGTCCGTGGAGCTCACCAACGCCAACGTCACCTTCATCAAGGAGATGAAGGGCATCAAGCCCGGGCTGCCGGAGAGCTGCCCCGCGGAGCTGGGGTTCCTTGCCCAGACGCGGACGCTGGCCAGCCTGGAGTCCCTGGCGCGCAAGGGCGTGCTCTACTTCAACCTGCACACCAAGGCGCATACCTATTACGGGGAGATGCGCGGGCAGCTCTACGCCGCGCAGCCCTGA
- a CDS encoding LVIVD repeat-containing protein: MTNRWKGGVLGVLLCAGMGSACSRELDDVVKVPVEQGPSVRLEDHGDWSAEPLAACPVLPAGSTSAACGTLESFDLSACSRDSLGAVRGAGIFTLHVIGNDILTNDNSQGTGAVRILEDGRVFQDGVPFPESRLDESTFFVSRGGTLQDGREYRTSLVGCKAEGATRMTGCFVNCLGGTPAFQGTFELEKVRRREGEAEGSNLELVGEGVVPRGTVADVFVTKGHAYVVSLEDAFKGPGGLYVFDLADRKAPRLVKNVFFPGDSYWNGVWAKDDALYVASAARGLLVFDISDPADPVLVSALPGGGAVNVHTVFVAMDRLYAMAISPAPMTLIFDVKNAREPVLLGRYADPSVNPSVASFPHDATAWGNRLYVNHWRAGLLVLDVSDPANVVKVGEYVYPRSTSHTNRWHYVNNRLIVFEGGEDWGAHVRAIDMTDPKDPILVGEYRLTPGVSVHNMELKGNRLYLSHYQHGVRVLDVSRPSEMKEVAYYNTWRATDRARGLMFFDGAIGVRIPDDGYVYVIDTSRGLLIFEEVE, encoded by the coding sequence ATGACGAACCGGTGGAAAGGTGGCGTGCTCGGGGTCCTGCTCTGCGCTGGGATGGGGAGCGCGTGTTCCCGCGAGCTGGATGACGTGGTGAAGGTGCCCGTGGAGCAGGGCCCTTCGGTCAGGCTGGAGGACCACGGGGATTGGTCCGCCGAGCCGCTCGCCGCCTGCCCGGTGCTCCCCGCCGGGAGTACGAGCGCCGCGTGCGGCACGCTGGAGTCCTTCGACCTGTCGGCCTGCTCGCGCGACAGCCTGGGGGCGGTGCGGGGCGCGGGCATCTTCACCCTGCATGTCATTGGCAATGACATCCTGACGAACGACAACAGCCAGGGCACCGGGGCGGTGCGCATCCTGGAGGATGGGCGTGTGTTCCAGGATGGCGTGCCCTTCCCGGAGTCGCGCCTGGATGAGAGCACCTTCTTCGTCTCGCGCGGCGGCACGCTCCAGGACGGGCGGGAGTACCGGACGTCGCTGGTGGGGTGCAAGGCGGAGGGCGCGACGCGGATGACGGGCTGCTTCGTGAACTGCCTGGGTGGCACGCCGGCGTTCCAGGGCACCTTCGAGCTGGAGAAGGTGCGCCGGCGCGAGGGCGAGGCGGAGGGCTCCAATCTAGAGCTGGTGGGCGAGGGCGTGGTGCCGCGGGGCACGGTGGCCGACGTCTTCGTCACCAAGGGCCACGCCTACGTGGTGTCGCTGGAGGATGCGTTCAAGGGGCCCGGCGGGCTCTACGTGTTCGACCTGGCGGACCGCAAGGCGCCCCGGCTGGTGAAGAACGTGTTCTTCCCGGGGGACAGCTACTGGAACGGCGTGTGGGCCAAGGACGACGCGCTCTACGTGGCCAGCGCGGCGCGGGGGCTGCTGGTGTTCGACATCTCGGACCCGGCGGACCCGGTGCTGGTGAGCGCGCTGCCGGGCGGGGGCGCGGTCAACGTGCACACCGTCTTCGTGGCGATGGACCGGCTGTATGCGATGGCCATCTCGCCGGCGCCGATGACGCTCATCTTCGACGTGAAGAACGCGCGGGAGCCGGTGCTGCTCGGCCGCTACGCGGACCCGAGTGTCAATCCCAGCGTGGCCTCCTTCCCGCATGACGCCACGGCGTGGGGCAACCGGCTGTATGTGAATCACTGGCGCGCGGGCCTGCTGGTGCTCGACGTGAGCGACCCGGCGAACGTGGTGAAGGTGGGGGAGTATGTCTATCCGCGCTCCACCAGCCACACCAACCGCTGGCACTACGTGAACAACCGCCTCATCGTCTTCGAGGGCGGCGAGGACTGGGGCGCGCACGTGCGGGCCATCGACATGACGGACCCGAAGGACCCCATCCTCGTCGGCGAGTACCGGCTCACCCCGGGCGTCTCCGTGCACAACATGGAGCTGAAGGGGAATCGGCTCTACCTGAGCCATTACCAGCACGGCGTGCGGGTGCTGGACGTGTCACGGCCCTCGGAGATGAAGGAGGTCGCCTACTACAACACCTGGCGGGCGACGGACCGGGCGCGGGGGTTGATGTTCTTCGACGGCGCCATCGGCGTGCGCATCCCGGATGACGGCTACGTGTATGTCATCGACACCTCGCGGGGCCTGCTCATCTTCGAGGAAGTGGAGTAG
- a CDS encoding SDR family oxidoreductase, with protein sequence MSIQSSKVALVTGASRGIGAAVAERLARDGFSVIVNYSNSAGPAEGLVRDVEQAGGKALAVKADISKSAQVRGMFDAAEKAFGGVDVLVNNAGIMTLSPVADMEDAAFERLVAVNLQGTFNTLREAARRLRKGGRIINFSSSVVGLLQPTYAVYAATKAGVEAMTSVLAKELRGRDITVNAVAPGPTATDLFLDGKPQEVVDRLAKLAPLERLGQPVDIASVVSFLAGPDGAWVNGQVLRANGGII encoded by the coding sequence ATGAGCATCCAGAGTTCGAAGGTCGCCCTCGTCACCGGGGCATCGCGAGGCATCGGCGCGGCGGTCGCGGAGCGGCTCGCGCGGGACGGCTTCAGCGTCATCGTGAACTACTCAAACTCCGCGGGGCCCGCGGAGGGGCTCGTGCGTGACGTCGAGCAGGCCGGCGGCAAGGCCCTGGCCGTGAAGGCGGACATCAGCAAGAGCGCCCAGGTGCGCGGCATGTTCGACGCGGCCGAGAAGGCCTTCGGCGGCGTGGACGTGCTGGTCAACAACGCGGGCATCATGACGCTCTCGCCCGTGGCGGACATGGAGGACGCCGCCTTCGAGCGGCTCGTCGCCGTCAACCTCCAGGGCACCTTCAACACCCTGCGCGAGGCCGCGCGCCGGCTGCGCAAGGGCGGGCGCATCATCAACTTCTCCTCCAGCGTGGTGGGCCTCTTGCAGCCCACCTACGCCGTCTACGCGGCCACCAAGGCGGGCGTGGAGGCGATGACGAGCGTGCTGGCCAAGGAGCTGCGCGGCCGCGACATCACCGTCAACGCCGTGGCCCCCGGCCCCACCGCCACGGACCTGTTCCTCGACGGCAAGCCCCAGGAGGTCGTGGACCGGCTGGCGAAGCTGGCCCCGCTGGAGCGGCTGGGGCAGCCCGTGGACATCGCGTCGGTGGTCTCCTTCCTCGCGGGCCCCGACGGCGCGTGGGTCAACGGTCAGGTGCTGCGCGCCAACGGCGGCATCATCTGA
- a CDS encoding metallophosphoesterase, protein MRTLFIGDVHGCARELDALLTACGWCPDDRVVLVGDLVAKGPDSAGVVRRAREGGMLAVRGNHDAHVLRWHSGRGPEGKKLGKEHRQVLDTLCAEDWAYLEAQPLYRRFPELNVLAVHGGLVPGVPLEAQRADELLNLRSIAPDGTPSKRVDGGVPWASCWQGPELVIFGHDAMRGVQRHPYAVGLDSGCVYGGRLTAYVMPEGRLVSVPSQRAYVDVHGSP, encoded by the coding sequence ATGCGCACGCTCTTCATCGGCGACGTGCACGGCTGCGCGCGGGAGCTGGACGCGCTGCTGACCGCATGCGGCTGGTGCCCCGACGACCGCGTGGTGCTGGTGGGCGACCTGGTCGCGAAGGGGCCGGACTCGGCGGGCGTGGTGCGGCGGGCGCGCGAGGGGGGGATGCTCGCGGTGCGCGGCAACCACGACGCGCACGTGCTTCGCTGGCACTCGGGCCGCGGGCCCGAGGGCAAGAAGCTGGGCAAGGAGCACCGCCAGGTGCTCGACACGCTGTGCGCCGAGGACTGGGCGTACCTGGAGGCGCAGCCGCTGTATCGCCGCTTCCCGGAGCTGAACGTGCTCGCGGTGCACGGCGGGCTGGTGCCGGGGGTTCCCCTGGAGGCGCAGCGCGCGGACGAGCTGCTCAACCTGCGCAGCATCGCCCCGGATGGGACGCCGTCGAAGCGGGTGGACGGCGGCGTGCCCTGGGCCAGCTGTTGGCAGGGGCCGGAGCTGGTCATCTTCGGCCACGACGCCATGCGCGGCGTGCAGCGACATCCGTACGCGGTGGGGCTCGACTCGGGCTGCGTGTACGGCGGGCGGCTCACCGCGTACGTGATGCCGGAGGGCCGGCTCGTGTCCGTGCCGTCCCAGCGCGCCTATGTCGACGTGCACGGCTCGCCGTGA
- a CDS encoding transcriptional regulator, which yields MSSPDVSLAQAFIAARGVPCAPESLPPLQALLARALGTAREPWPGVALDGARFVVHLARLLPAQAPSEDVEKFHLPDVYLARAAADQLPSALSAFEASFMPEVNAAVARLKLPPSGLDEVRQLLRQRMLVGSQDAPARLAAYPGTGPLSGWVRAAALWLALDWQRQRGGHPQADDGDLSLLVAPGDDPELVYLKNTYRAEFSASFTAALGTLEARQRNFLRMKYLDGLSIDQLGALYGVHRSTAARWVVAAQESLLQETRRLLTEKLRLTGSQLDSVLRLISSQLDVNLSRLLRSKVE from the coding sequence GTGTCCTCCCCGGACGTTTCCCTGGCCCAGGCCTTCATCGCGGCGCGAGGTGTCCCCTGCGCGCCGGAGTCGCTGCCCCCGCTTCAGGCGTTGCTCGCGCGCGCGTTGGGTACAGCGCGCGAGCCGTGGCCCGGGGTGGCGCTGGACGGCGCGCGCTTCGTCGTCCACCTGGCGCGGCTGCTCCCCGCGCAGGCCCCCTCCGAGGACGTGGAGAAGTTCCACCTCCCGGACGTCTACCTGGCGCGCGCGGCGGCGGACCAGCTCCCCTCCGCGTTGAGCGCCTTCGAGGCGAGCTTCATGCCCGAGGTGAACGCCGCCGTGGCGCGGCTGAAGCTGCCGCCCTCGGGGCTCGACGAGGTCCGCCAGCTGTTGCGCCAGCGCATGCTGGTGGGCAGCCAGGATGCCCCCGCCCGACTGGCGGCCTACCCCGGCACGGGCCCCTTGAGCGGCTGGGTGCGCGCCGCGGCGCTGTGGCTCGCGCTCGACTGGCAGCGCCAGCGCGGCGGACATCCTCAAGCGGATGACGGGGACCTGTCGCTGCTCGTCGCGCCCGGGGACGACCCGGAGCTCGTCTATCTGAAGAACACCTACCGCGCGGAGTTCAGCGCGTCGTTCACCGCCGCGCTCGGCACGCTGGAGGCGCGTCAGCGCAACTTCCTGCGCATGAAGTACCTGGACGGGCTGAGCATCGACCAGCTGGGCGCGCTGTACGGCGTGCACCGCTCCACGGCGGCGCGCTGGGTGGTGGCCGCGCAGGAGTCGCTGCTCCAGGAGACGCGGCGGCTGCTCACCGAGAAGCTGCGCCTCACCGGCTCGCAGCTCGACAGCGTGCTGCGCCTCATCTCCAGCCAGCTCGACGTCAACCTGAGCCGCCTCCTGCGCTCGAAGGTGGAGTGA